In Fusibacter sp. A1, the following are encoded in one genomic region:
- a CDS encoding CpsD/CapB family tyrosine-protein kinase translates to MKELIVLNHPKSPVAEAYRAIRTNIKFANVDQNITTMMVTSATAGEGKTTTLCNIAMTFVANGSKVLIVDCDLRKPRVHKFFEISNAKGVTDVLLNQEPYQEYVQQVVDGQLHVLTAGAIANSPSELLSSNAMKNLLEQLRSDYDYIFFDTPPVLPVTDAVILGTMIDGALLVCNSGVVKKHLAAAAKDKLLNVGTKLMGVVLNKIPMKGDKYHYYYYYADKEGV, encoded by the coding sequence ATGAAAGAACTAATCGTTTTAAATCATCCAAAGTCTCCTGTTGCAGAAGCATATAGGGCGATCAGAACCAATATTAAATTTGCAAACGTGGATCAGAATATCACAACCATGATGGTGACCAGCGCGACAGCCGGCGAAGGGAAAACGACCACCCTTTGCAATATTGCGATGACCTTTGTCGCTAACGGAAGCAAGGTGCTGATTGTGGACTGCGACTTGAGAAAGCCGAGAGTGCACAAGTTTTTTGAAATTTCTAATGCCAAAGGGGTGACTGACGTGCTGTTGAATCAGGAACCCTATCAAGAATATGTCCAACAGGTCGTGGACGGCCAGCTACATGTTCTGACTGCGGGAGCGATCGCAAACAGTCCATCAGAACTTTTGAGCTCGAATGCTATGAAAAACCTGCTGGAACAGCTGAGAAGCGACTATGATTATATCTTTTTCGATACGCCTCCGGTTTTACCTGTGACAGATGCAGTGATTCTAGGAACGATGATCGATGGTGCGCTCTTGGTGTGCAATTCGGGTGTTGTCAAGAAACATTTGGCTGCTGCTGCAAAGGATAAGCTGTTGAATGTAGGGACCAAACTGATGGGAGTTGTACTGAACAAGATTCCGATGAAGGGTGACAAGTATCACTATTACTACTATTATGCCGACAAAGAGGGTGTTTAG